From Punica granatum isolate Tunisia-2019 chromosome 1, ASM765513v2, whole genome shotgun sequence:
ACAGTTAGAAAACCACTAGCcaccacccaaaaaaaacacATTACACTAGCAATCAAAGGGATATGCTAATGGGTTTCTAAATGAAACATAAAAAAGCTATAACCAGGAACAAAAGAAATACCTGCTAGCATCTTCAGTTTGCTTCGACGCAATTTTTCCTCTTGGAGCTGCAGACAGCTGTGGATTGACATGGAAGCAACAAATCAAGACATAAACTTTTACAAATGTAAAGGAAATTCAGAAAGAATCACAGAAACCACAATGTTCCGAACCTGTGAAGCAACATCTACACCAATTTCGTCCAACACCTGCCAAGAAATTCAGAATTTAGAAAACCATGAGATGTAAGCTTAGAATGGAGCAAAAGTTACTAATTTTGAAAGGCTTCCTATTCTACCTGGTTGGTCAGGTCCTCAGTCTCCTCTTCAGCCTCATCGTTGTCCAAGGCATCGTCTATAGAGTCTGACATCATTTCAGTCTGTCAAACAAAGTCAACAGTATCAGATCTCCATTGTCACAAATATGAAACAAAACACATATCTAACATCAGTGTTATATATGAAGGAAGAAGATCGTGCTCACAGTCATATCCAATTGGGCCGACTGCTTCTGGAATTCCTGTATCACCTTGGCTTGTTTTGCAGGAGCCATTTGCtgcccaaaaataaaatacaattcTATAAAGGgtttgagggaaaaaaaaaaggaacagaaatagACAAACATATGAGGATCCCCAGGAAATAGGAATTCACATTTAAACTTATTGAATTCCGCACCTTATTCATAGCAGCCATGGCATTGCTAGCACCTTTCATTCCAACAGCAACAGAAGATTGTGCATGCATTGCCTGGAGAATGGAGCACAAGTAATTGTACAATAGGCTGACTTTAGACAAGAGAAACAGACGATAGAGCTAATGGAGAGTAAGGAGATAGGATAATTTGATCACCTGGGTATGGGTGGCGATGCCTCTCATCTGAGCTCGACTACTTTGCAAGTTTGCTATCTGTTGCCTGAGCCTTACCAGTTGTCGGGCAAGAATTTTAGTTGCTCCCTGCAACATCCATAAAAGGGGAAGAGAAGTTAGCTTGCATTGGCACATTACAGCACAAAGTTTTTGtcttaaattaaattcataCAGATCCTACATGTACATAAGAAAGATATACCTCATTTCCTGTTTTGGCAGTTCTCTTTATCTCGGCGATAAGCTTTTTCTCCTGCCAGGACAAAAGGTCGGATTAACATCTAACAATAAATAACTTGTCAAAGCAAggagaattttcaaatttagtATATACTTCTAGTTGCAGCACTCCAATCTCCTTTTCTATACCTGGAAACAAAAGACATCacaaggaaaaataaattcagtAAGTAGCAAGATGACATATATAGAAGGCTGCATATCTGAAACAGCTATCAACTTGATTTTGCATACTAAAACTTGACTTCCACCCAATATAGTTCAATCTTAGATTGAATTAAACTCGAGTATCTATAAGTATAGTAACAGGAAATGGAACAGAATTATCGTAGACAAGGGCAACGAGTTGGATTCCATAGTTGATCCAATAAATAACTCGGCATTTGAATAGAGGAAGTTCGGTCCCTCAGGATTGGAGATGCTAATGCAGAAAAAAAGTAAACACCCAACAAAAGggagagaaaggttggagtgaATATTACATTTTCGGTACCGCTAGCAGACATGCTAAACAATGAAATACTGTCGATAAGCAACACGATGCACATGAAATTTCACAAAGAAAAAACGAGGACAGAGGATCTACTCCCGAGTAATTTCCCAGAAACTTCAAGGTTACTGACAGTCACTGTACTGATATTTGCACTATATATGGGTTTCTGCAGAAGCGGTCAGTTGGATCGATAATGACAAAAATATAGGTTGGCTAAATGAAGCTTCACAGAAACAACTAAACATTGAGCTGATAGGAGAACATTCCTTTCCGTGTCTCGACTTGATTGCAAAAGATTTCCAAGATTAAGATGCCTCTTTTTCAATGATCAGCTAAAATTATCTTCGAAGGAGGTCAGACTATATCACGTCAAGCATGATAACCGATAAAACCATCTCATTGATCACGCTATCACCCTCATTCTTTTCATAACAATTTACACTATAACTAAAACCACTCATAACATCAGCCGAAGAGGACCCAATAAAAATCCGAGAAACTCATAGGCATCCAATGTAGCAGAAAAACGATTAACTTCCTCGCAAAGTTTTGCCAGAACCACCCAAAGGAGTTGCAATtaacaaagaagaaaaggtaAAAAGGCCGACTTGGAAAAGGAACTAAATTCTTCAGCACAAAAGACTTACCTCTAGTGGCCTGATTCATCTCCCTCTTGCTCTCTCGAAGAGCCTCTGCAAGAAACCAAAACCAAAACCAGAACCCGAAATCGAATCAGCCATTCAGTAGTTGATCGTTGacgatggaaaaaaaaaaaaaactcaagcaCCCATAAGCAATTACACCCCCAACTCAATCCATGTAAGACCGCACAACAGTAAATCACAAATGGGGTCCCAATGGGTCGAGAAACACTCCAATAGACGGCAGTAAACAGCAGAGGGAGACCATGGAAGCAGCAGACCTTTGGGGTTGGGCTTCTTGTTGAAGATGTTCTTCATGATTGATGGGAAGCAGACGATGAATCAAACACGTTCGAGAAAGCTCCGTACTGTGTCTTCGGTATCTTCCCCCTCTTCCTCCTTGTTGCTATTCCCAGCTGAAGCTTGTCGGTCTGCGACCGGCCGTGAAGAGGGAAAAAGACAGAGGAGACCTTCGTCCGGGAAATTCAGCTCCCCCTTCCTTCCTGGCTTTCCATCTGTTCTCTCTCCCTCGCCAATCGCCATCAATTATCGGTCCCCGTACTTTTATTTTACTCAATTAAGTCCCTAACTTTTTTACTTGGCAACCTAGTCCCTTTCAGGCTTCAGCGCAACGTCTGTCTCTGTCTTCTCCCTCTGAGCCAAAAAACAAATTGAATTCGTAGATAAAGACTCCTCCTTTTCCTCTCCTGCCTCCTACGTTTTCATCGTCGAAGCTGTTGTTCTTGTTCAGAGCTCTCTCTTCCCCCTCGACTTGCAGACATTTGCACGCGCAAAGCCGTAGGAATGCTGCTATCTCTATATCCGACATGCCCACAGTGTCAGCCGGGGTCTGATTGATTGCTCTTCTCTTGAAAACCAATGCCGTGAGTGTCTTGTGGATGCCTGTACCTGGGCTGTTCCAATCTGTGAAACTCTGAATGTTGGGTTGCAAGATGTTTCGGAGCACATCTGGGGCAGCCGAGCTGGAACAATTCTACCCAGTGAGGCCGGAATGCCGGAACGATGTCCCCAAGCCTCGGTTTAAGCCCAGGGTAAGCTCTCCATTGTCAATGCTCTGCTATTGCTTGAGCTCTTGTCTGGCAACGTTCAATGGGTGATGGTATATTTCTGCATTGAGACTTGCATGTTCATGTGTTGGATTAAGTTGAATAGCTGTTGTTGTCTGTCGCTGTGTTTGCTTGATGTTAATGGACATTTCTTGAAATTTCGGCAGGCGGGAAAGACTTTGAGTATGAGGAAATGGGAGTCTGCATTTTCCGCAGACGGTCATCTCGATATTGCAAGAGTGCTTAGATGTATCCAACGTGGGGTAACAAGCATTTCCTGCTAGTTTATATCCTTAGTGAACGTTTGAAATGAACTGAGTCATTTTCTTTGCCGGATATTTGAGTTCATTATCGTTTCAGTCTTCAGCGGTGCACTACCAATTTTCATGCTTTCTTTGACTCGTATAGCAATATGATGACATTAGAGTCAGCTTCTTCCCAATATTTCGGGTGTTAATTATGTTCTTCCCCCTTTAGCTTTTTCAAGAAGTCATTTTTCCCGTCTAAGTCAAAGTTGATCCAGTGAGatgtttgatttttttgtCTCTCATTCTGGGTATATATTGACAGGGTGTTCACCCGGCAATCAAAGGGGTTGTTTGGGAATTCTTATTGGGATGCTTTGATCCTGACAGCACTTTTGATGAGAGGGATAAAATCAGGCAAGAAAGAAGGTAAGCAGCCTTTTTTACTTAGATTATCCTGTTGGGAGTTTATCCGACCCCTTTTCCGAAATTAGGTGAAAACAACATGTCTCGTGTTCAAGTGTTCCTTTTTAGCGTGTAAGACCTGAGAGTTTTGATCTAAATCATTCGACTTGCAATGTATATGCTCCTCTGGGTTTGTCTGACTCATGAGTATCACATTTGACCTACTAAGTATTAATTAAGGCTTAGGGATTGCTGAGAAACCGACATTAGTTATCGGTTTATATCTTCGTCGTAATATTTCGAAGTGAATGATAAAGGTGAATGGCGATGTATTTGCACCCATTTAGTTCAAACCTGAATCCCTGAAACTTGAGCATCTCCATCAGTGGTTTTACAAAGAGACCTGCTTTCACATTATTAAATGCTTTCCCTGTTTCTTGGAAAATTTAATCACATTGGGAGCTGTTTTCAAGTGAATTTACTTCTGTTGGAGTCGATAAGAGGCCTTATTGACTATACATCCAGAAATTTTCCTGGGTGTACATATGGCCAGTCTTTTCCTACTTTGGCCTTTCAATTATAATCTGCATATGAAATGGCTGGTACATTCTCAGGGAGAAATACGGTAAATGGAAGGCTGAATGCCAGAAGATGGCTCCAATTATTGGCACTGGGAGAATAACTACAAGACCCATCATCAATGAAGATGGCACACCCCTGGATGCTGATAGGGTTTCTCTGCATTGTGATGGAGTTACAcccatagataatgatgatgtCGTTGATAAGAAAGTCCTGAAATGGAAACTTATTATCCATCAAATTGGTATGTAGAATTTGCATGTCACTAATCCTGAAGTAGAACTTGAAGAGTCATTGTGATGTTCTTGCATGCCATTTCCCGGTGCCTAGTATGACTCTTTTGTAAATTGTCTTCCTCCAAATTATGCTGAGTTTCTTAAGGTTTGCTTTGTTTGTCGTTCCGATGTCACAAAGTCAATTACTTGGTCCTCGTTACATCCATATTCCCGGTCCTAATTTTGGCGTCAAAAACAACTTTTCTATCACATGAGGATACCATCACTTGATCTCATTGTTATACCTTAAAGGGCTTTTTAAATACTCTTCGAAGGACAGGTTCTATATGAATATGTAGTGATGAAATTAGTAAAGCCTTGCTACAATTGACTGATCTTTTCTTCAGTGAGAATTTTGCTTGATCTGATTTATCTTTGAAATTTGGTGATAGGTTTGGATGTTGTCCGCACTGACCGAGCTCTTGAATTTTATGAAAGTGAAGTCAATCAGGGGAAGCTTTTTGACATTCTTGCTGTATATGCTTGGATGGACAATGATATTGGATATGTCCAAGGTGAAAACAATAATGATTGAGACAAAACGGAGGGAGAATAGATTTATCAGCTGACAGTTGATGCTTCTTGTTAGGAATGAACGATATATGCTCTCCAATGGTGATCCTGTTGGAACATGAAGCTGATGCATTTTGGTGCTTTGAGCGAGCAATGCGAAGACTGGTACTATATATTTTCCTCAAGTGACTCTCTGAATATAAACtatgtttctttctattttattttcaaccaGTGGTCCTTGATCATGTAGCATGGGGCTGATTTGACTTGTAATTAAATCGACaagaaaaaaatgcatttatTTGATATAGTGCATGACTAAAGCTTTTATAGGAGGGAAAGGAGTCCTACTGAAAGAATCTTAATGCAGTTATAACTAACTGTGTGCTCTCTCCCTTTCTCATTCCTTGGTAAGAGAGGAAACTTTAGGTGCACTACGAGTTCCATAGGAGTGCAATCTCAACTTTCAACTCTTTCGCAAATCATCAGGACCATTGACCCGAAACTTCACCAGCACCTTGGTGAGCTTTGCTAGAGTATTATGCGCTTCACCAATCATGCTGGCAACTACTGATGTTCCAACTGATTCTTATCTTTTTGCCTTTTCCTTCAATTGGGACAGAGGATCTCGACGGAGGGGAGTATTTGTTTGCATTTCGAATGCTGATGGTTCTATTTAGACGAGAATTTTCCTTTGTCGATGCATTGTACCTTTGGGAGGTAATGAAGAAGTACATCAATATCAGaacaataaaatacaaaaactgTGATAGAAACCAGTTGACGATTTTCTGTTGTTATACTTTTATCTTCCTTCTCATCCTTTAATAAGCTGAGGAAAATAAGTCAAGTATTGATTTTCAGCTTATGTGGGCAATGGAGTACAACCCAAACATCTTCTCATTGTACGAGGAGCCAAAACCTGCAACAGACACAAGTGCTGCACCAATAGCACTGAATGACAAGCTCCTCAAGCAGTACGGTAAGTTCGAGAGGAAGAATGTGCAGACTGGGTGTGTGGACCAGCAGAGTGCTCTCGCTGTATATCTCGTTGCAAGCGTTCTCGAGGCCAAGAATAAGAAACTCCTAAAGGAAGCTAAGGGACTTGATGATGTTGTTAAGGTACCGTTCTCTCTCGCACTCTTACCTAAATAAAAAAGCACTTCATCTCTCATATATTCTCACTTATTGTGAGTTCTCTAGATTTTGGGTGAGACGACTAAGAAATTGGATGCCAAGAAAGCGTGTACTGAGGCCTTGAAGATCCAGAAGAAGTACTTGCTCAAAGTCGGTTCGCTctttatttctctctctctctctctcactgcTAAGCTCTCACCTACTGAATATATTTGCTTTTGATGCAGCAAAAGCAATCTTAGGCCCTGATTTTCTACCTTTACTTCCCGGAAAACCCAAATATTGAAGGCATTGTGCATGGGGCATTACTGGTTTGTTGATAGGCAAATCCTGCTCGGCTTATTTGAAGATGTCGGTTCAACTCAAGGCTGCTTCAAGGATGGTGTTTCTGGTCTGAGCATGGATCATGACAAGAGAGCCCCATGGAGTAAGCTCATCCAGAACAGCCAATTGAGATTTACAGAGGAGGGAGTGAATTTTGCATTTACATCTTAATGAATCTTTTGTACATGTTTGGCCAACAAATCTTTCTTCAGCATTGCTTTGTTTTTACTATATCAATTTGAATGACTGGAAATCTCTGAtatgttttccctttttttctaaatacatAATTCGTCAGTCCAGCTAAGTGTAACCCACTCGGTTGCGCAGACCCGGCTTGGATTCACTCTTGTGATAGGAATTCTGTTCAAGTCGGGTCCTGCAGCCCCCTAGCTAGGCTTCCAACGAAGTCCACTCAGATCTCGTTAGGCGACCACGACCAGAAGTACGCTTGTCCATTTTGATCTACAAAATGGACATCCTAATCACGGTTTAGTATATGAGTCCACGGTGCACGAACAGACCGTGGCATCTGAGACTGTTCCAAGCACAAGTACAGCATGCAAGAGTTTGAAGGGTGTAGCCCATCCAGACCTTAAGTCAAAGCTGAAATTCATTAGCAGCAAATTTATCATGATACGGTGAAGGACGGTTCATGATGTTTTAAGAATAGATCAAAGAAATGATTCTGGGGTTTGCTCGAAAGATGCCATCGCGATCGAGGTGTATCCAGACAACTTCGTGGTCCTTCCAAACTCTGGATCATGTCATCAGCTCCccggccaattacatgtggaACAGGAGAAGCTAAGCAGAGGTGATTGCACAGCCTGAAAGCCCAAAACAGAAATTGCCTCTAAATTGAAACCGAGTGTACGTATGACTCTGTGTCTCACCTCATCATCGTGGTCGTATCAATAGGCCCCATTGACCGTTGTTGGAAGACGTTTTGACTGACAACGCAAAGTCAAAACACAAAGATTTCACAAAACCAGACAGTTGAAAGAAGACAGACCCCAACATCTAAATTTAGGCAGACAATTTGTCTCCAAGAAATTCGGATCTTCCTATGGTTTTTAGttgcttcttcctcctctcccACCAAAGGAACAGTGGCATCCATTTCATGCCATTCAATCATTTCTTTCTTCTACACACAGACACAGACTTCTCTCTTCCCTTTTATGCCTTAAACAGCAAATCAACCCTTTCTCTCCTCACAACATCTTCCTTCTCCTCCAttctttcctcttcctcttctctctctctctctctctctgccccCCTCCCTCTCTTGACCCTCTTCGGGCTTAAACATGACCGCATATTAGACTTCGACTTGTACCAAGTTCGGCCGAGTATTATCTGGAGGAGATAATTTGGTGATCGGGCGAGCTCACATTGGTGATTCGGTGCCTTCCGTGCAGGTTTCCCTCTACATGTGATGGTTCCGGTGATAACAGGATAGGACATGCTGAGACGACCAGGTCCcgaataaaaaagagagaaggttCTTCGTGCTTCGACATTTCTTTTTGTGCTTCGGAAACTCTAGTTTTAACGACTTTTCTGGTCTCGGACTATCAGGGGCTCACAGGATACTCGTTAACAGTCAAAATGACGACGAAAATGAAGGGCCTCCTCAAGGGCCTGAGGTACATTTCTCAGATATTTGGTACGTCATCTCAACTGCACATTATCATTCAGTCCATTTCCTTAATCTGCCTCGTACTGATGCTCCTTTTCGCTTATGAGGTTACGCAGATGATGAGAAAGAACCGGAAATGGTCATTGGATTCCCGACGGATGTAAAGCACGTTGCCCACATTGGCATGGATGGCCCTTCCAATGCTCCACCTAGCTGGGTGAGTATCGTCCTTCGGTAATCACGATTGATTAGAGAGAGCAGCATCCTGCTATTTACGAGAATGCAGTAGTTTCTCATCTGCTCGATTAAGACTCCTGAGCTTGTCGAACATTTCATTTCGTTTACTACTTTTGGTTCATTCCTTATTCTTGGATGAATCATCTGAAAGATCGGTTGTGTCGTGCAAATGTATTGAGCAGATGAATGAGTTCAAGCAGCCGGGTACGGAAGGAGATCATAAAGAGGATCCAGATTCCAGCCATAAAGTATCCGAAAGCGGTTCTGTTCATAAAGAAGGTTCGTACATTTGTGCCCTCTAGGAATCGAATCAAATGAAAAAGTTGAGGCTGTTGCAGTCATGCATCCAGAAACAGTGAATGCTAAAGGTTTGATGATTTATATGGATATGTCTATCATGATTTCCTGGCATGGATCATAAACAGGGTCAAGCAGAAGAGGGGCAAAAGCGCACAATTGCCACGGCTCTCCGGCCAGAGACCTGCCGGAGGTGCCAAAACCATCCCGTCGCCATTCATCGACATCAACTGGTAACGAGTCCCCCACAAAGGCCAAGTCTGAGAAGCACCGCCATTCACGCCGTGCCTCAAAGGGCTCCCCGGGAAGGGACTTTCTCGACTCCGGCCGCCTGCCCTCGGATGCGGAATCCGAATCTGGCCTTGACTCCCCAAGGAAGCTGCCAGACATCCCAAAAAAGTCAAGGAGAAAGAAGTCCAAGGACTCCGGTGGGTCGGTCCGAAGATCGAAGGCCACAGCCCAAGCTTCTCCCCTATCGGAGGAGCTAGGCTCAGCACCTCGGCATCACAGTTCGAGCAGCATAAAGTCCGTGGAGGAAGGGGACAACGAGAAGGGGCCCGGCGCAGTTTCGTAATTGCCTATATATACCTTTGGGTTTGCTAATTTTCCCAGTAGGGGCCCCCTGTTAGAGTCTTGCtttggggagagagagagcgacagacaagaaagagagaagaggggGAAGGGTTTTGTTGCTTCAAAATTTCAGACATCAGAACAGAATACTATGAATGTCATGACATATTCTTATCTTCTGATACGCATTTTCTACCGCAGATGTCGAAAGGCCCGATATTTTTCCAATGAACTATCCTACTCGACTAAGTCTACCTTATAGTTTACTTCCAGAATTTCAATAAACTAACACGGAAAGATACCATGCACAACAAAACGAAGGCTAAGCAATAGCATTCTGTAAGCTTTCCAGAGAACATACCTGACTAGTTGGCACAAGCATTGAACAGAACAGCATACACGAACTATTAATTCAGAAACTTTCAAGGAATGAGTCGGAACTTTAGTCAGTCCGAAAATTGTCTTCCCATTGATCATAAACGAAGATGACATGAGAATCCTGAATCTAGTACATGTAAGTTATAACGTGAACACGAGGACCGAtactctcaatttttccactTCTGGTAAATGTCTATGCAGTACAAACACAGTTAAGCCAACGTTCCGAAAAATCTTGATGCACCATGGGAACAGGGAAGTCGAATCGGGCTAACCTGAAATTCACTCCCTGACAACATGGTTTCCAACAGATTCAGCAGCCTCGGTTTCCATAGGAGCGTTGCTGTTGTCCTGTTCAGCAGCTACTTCCTCTTTTTCAACAGGAGGCATTTCCTCATCAGGTTGCTTCACGTCTTCGGTTTTCTCTTCATTCATATCTTCGGTTTTCTCTTCATTCATATCTTCGGTTTTCTCTTCATTCATATTATGAGCACTTGCTCCGGAGTTTGGGGTGGGGGCAGAATCCATTTCTTGGCCTGAGACTGCCATAGAGCCCTTCTCTTCATCTGCAACAGAATCAACATTTACTTCTGCCTTGGATTCCTTCTCTTCATCTACCAAAGGATCAACATTAACTTCTGATGCAGCTTTAGCCATCTCGAAAGCGTGATTCTTGGCTTCAGTCTCTTCTTGCCTCTGTGCTTCAGCTCTGAATCCCTCGATCAGCTGCTTTGTTTTTTCCAGCCCTGCGAGGAGAGAACCATACCGAGACTGGAGAGTTCTCTCGAGCTCTTTCTGCTTCTGAACCTCCTCCCAGAGATTGCTAACTCTATGGGATGCAGCTAGTTGCTCTTGCTTCTGCAGAGCTTGGAAGCACTCGAGCTCTGTCCCTGCAGTATCCATTTGCTTGAAGGTAGACTCAATCTTGTCCCACAAAGTTTTCTCCCGCATCTGATCATAAGCAGTTACGAATTAATCAGCAAATTCCAGAGTTAAAACATGCATCTCCCCCTTCACTTAGCAAATGTAACCAGTACAAAAACAACAGCTTCTGAACAGATGATTGAATCAAAAGCCAAGAAAAATTTGCTTCACATATGCAATCAAGTGcaagaataacaaaaaaacaagCAAATAATCACGCAGGCTACTTTCAACAATATATGCAGCTCAATAATGCCACTTCTCTCAAAACGGGCTTTTCCCCTGCAAGCTCATATCCCTCTAAAAGATGGACGAACTTCAATTAGATTGTCATTTCCTAATAGGAAATAAGTATCCTTACAAAGTGAGTAACGACATCAAACATAACATTGAATCGTTATCGGTGATTACCTGATAACCATGTGTGAGAGTTTTGATCTTCTTCTCAAGCCGCATCGACTTCTCACGATCTTCATCGATCCTCTTCTTTACGCTTTCAAATTCATTCTGCAAGGCCTCAAGTTTCTCCATATTACCGGCAACACTTGAGAGCCCATATGCATTACGGGTAGGGAAGTACATGAGATCATTCAAGCAAGTTTTGTGAGCTTCAACAAATTCATCCAGCGATTCACTTTCATGCCCCATTGCAACACGAAGATATTGAGCCTCCTCCTTTATCAAAGAGTCTGCCTGCTTGAAAATAATAACATGATAAGCATAGTTGCCAGAGAGACACCAGTAGATAGCATACACAATAACTAAGTCGATAAACAAGTGCACACTAGATTTCCTACAAGCACCTACTGACTCTCCTACACTTAATTAACGTCTACCATATCCTTTTCCCCCTCTAAACATA
This genomic window contains:
- the LOC116199456 gene encoding vacuolar protein sorting-associated protein 2 homolog 3 yields the protein MKNIFNKKPNPKEALRESKREMNQATRGIEKEIGVLQLEEKKLIAEIKRTAKTGNEGATKILARQLVRLRQQIANLQSSRAQMRGIATHTQAMHAQSSVAVGMKGASNAMAAMNKQMAPAKQAKVIQEFQKQSAQLDMTTEMMSDSIDDALDNDEAEEETEDLTNQVLDEIGVDVASQLSAAPRGKIASKQTEDASSSGIDEIEKRLAALRNP
- the LOC116199446 gene encoding TBC1 domain family member 15, whose translation is MLGCKMFRSTSGAAELEQFYPVRPECRNDVPKPRFKPRAGKTLSMRKWESAFSADGHLDIARVLRCIQRGGVHPAIKGVVWEFLLGCFDPDSTFDERDKIRQERREKYGKWKAECQKMAPIIGTGRITTRPIINEDGTPLDADRVSLHCDGVTPIDNDDVVDKKVLKWKLIIHQIGLDVVRTDRALEFYESEVNQGKLFDILAVYAWMDNDIGYVQGMNDICSPMVILLEHEADAFWCFERAMRRLRGNFRCTTSSIGVQSQLSTLSQIIRTIDPKLHQHLEDLDGGEYLFAFRMLMVLFRREFSFVDALYLWELMWAMEYNPNIFSLYEEPKPATDTSAAPIALNDKLLKQYGKFERKNVQTGCVDQQSALAVYLVASVLEAKNKKLLKEAKGLDDVVKILGETTKKLDAKKACTEALKIQKKYLLKQKQS
- the LOC116209188 gene encoding CRIB domain-containing protein RIC5-like, with amino-acid sequence MTTKMKGLLKGLRYISQIFDDEKEPEMVIGFPTDVKHVAHIGMDGPSNAPPSWMNEFKQPGTEGDHKEDPDSSHKVSESGSVHKEGSSRRGAKAHNCHGSPARDLPEVPKPSRRHSSTSTGNESPTKAKSEKHRHSRRASKGSPGRDFLDSGRLPSDAESESGLDSPRKLPDIPKKSRRKKSKDSGGSVRRSKATAQASPLSEELGSAPRHHSSSSIKSVEEGDNEKGPGAVS